The following is a genomic window from Butyricimonas faecihominis.
CCCTATTTGTTTCTTTCGCAAACAACTTGTTGCCTTCCGAAGAAGAATGTAAGGACGTGGTACATGATGTTTTTCTGAAATACTGGAATACCCGAAACGATTTCGATAATTTAATAGCCATTAGAGCTTTTTTCTACAAATCAATCCGTAACACGTGTCTAAACCTAATCCGTCATCAACAAGTACAAAATAAATATCTCGCGGAGAACCTTCAATACCTAGAAAGCGAGAGTTTCATACACGAAACGGTTGTAAAAGAAGAAATATTCCATGTCATTCATCAAGAAATCAGCCACCTCACGGAAATGGAGCAAAAAGTATTATTGCTCACGCTGGAGGAAAAATCAAACGAAGAAATCGCTCAAGAGCTGGGAATTGCCGTCTCTACCGTGAAGAGCCATAAGGCAAAAGGTTACGCAGTACTAAGGGAAAAACTACAATACTTAAAAATATTATTACTTTTACTTTCCTAATTTTCAATAACATATCATTTTTCTTCAAAAAAAATCACTTTTTGTCTCCATCCAAACCTTAACGAGCGTGTTTCTTATATGAAAATAGGAGATAAAAATGAAGAGACAAATTGAAGAAACGATAAAACAGGCCCTTCGAATCGGGCTGTATCTCACGGGAAAGAACAAGAGTGAGGAGAATACAGAAAACTCGCTCCGGGAAGAAGACGAGAAAATCGTACGGGAAGTTTTATCCAAACAAAACATAGAAAACAAGCTGGAACAATATAATCGTTTAAATTCCAATATCGAAGAAAGTTGGAAACAATGGCAAGTAACCCGAAACCGTCATACACGAATCATTCGTTATCGGGAGATAGGCATAGCTGCCACGATAGCCCTATTGTTCGCCATCGGCTCTTACTGGTTCTATCCCGAAAATATCACCCTTGCCCCCGTTCACACGGCTCAAATTCAGGCTGGAAGTTTCAAAGCAACCTTGTACACCGGAGATAACAAGGTGATCGAACTCAAGGAAAATATGCAAGCCGTGTTAACTCAGGATTCATCCGTTGTGGTAGCTCATAACGAATTAAAACATTCCGCAGTTACCGGAGCCCCGACAATAAACACTCTGGTGGTTCCCAAGGGTGGAGAATTCTCTCTCGTACTGGCCGACGGTACGAAAATCTGGTTAAATGCTGATTCCCGTCTAAAATATCCAACTTCTTTCTCCGGTACCAACCGGGAGGTGGAACTGGAAGGAGAGGCTTATTTTGAGGTACAACACGACGATCAAATACCCTTCTTCGTGAAAACATCCCAGTCAACTATCCGGGTATACGGAACAACCTTCAACGTAAAAGCCTACCCGGATGACTCATTCCAAAAGACAACGCTCGAAACCGGTTCTATCGGTTTATTTGTTGATGACAAAGAATTCCGGTTAACCCCGAACGAACAAGCAATATTAAACCCCTCGAAGGACGTGGAGATTGTAAAAGTAAATGCACGCCAACAAAGCGTGTGGCGTCACGGACGTTTTCTCTTTGCCAACGAGAGACTGGAAGACATTATGGCTCAACTGGGACGTTGGTATGACGTGAATATTTTC
Proteins encoded in this region:
- a CDS encoding FecR family protein; this encodes MKRQIEETIKQALRIGLYLTGKNKSEENTENSLREEDEKIVREVLSKQNIENKLEQYNRLNSNIEESWKQWQVTRNRHTRIIRYREIGIAATIALLFAIGSYWFYPENITLAPVHTAQIQAGSFKATLYTGDNKVIELKENMQAVLTQDSSVVVAHNELKHSAVTGAPTINTLVVPKGGEFSLVLADGTKIWLNADSRLKYPTSFSGTNREVELEGEAYFEVQHDDQIPFFVKTSQSTIRVYGTTFNVKAYPDDSFQKTTLETGSIGLFVDDKEFRLTPNEQAILNPSKDVEIVKVNARQQSVWRHGRFLFANERLEDIMAQLGRWYDVNIFFVGTRARELHFSGEIDRYEKIDKVLRMIELTTNISFSINGKTITITPE
- a CDS encoding RNA polymerase sigma factor, giving the protein MKKHDQLLVEELKNGKEKTLKSFYEEYFALFVSFANNLLPSEEECKDVVHDVFLKYWNTRNDFDNLIAIRAFFYKSIRNTCLNLIRHQQVQNKYLAENLQYLESESFIHETVVKEEIFHVIHQEISHLTEMEQKVLLLTLEEKSNEEIAQELGIAVSTVKSHKAKGYAVLREKLQYLKILLLLLS